From Mesorhizobium sp. Pch-S:
CGACGGCAAGCTCGGCGGCGCGGTCAATGTGCTGGCCGGCGGCCGCCTGCAAGGCAGCGGCACCATCGGCGTTGTCACGATTGCAGGCACCATCGCTCCCGGCAACTCGATCGGCACGCTGAACATCGCCGGAGATGTGGCTCTGGCTGCCGGCTCGACCTATGAGGTCGAGATCGCCGGCAACGGTAGCAGCGACCGCATCGCCGCCACCGGCAAGGCGACGCTCGGCGGCGGCAAGGTCGCGGTGACGGCACTCGATGCGAAGACCAGCTATCAGGAAGGCCAGACCTACACGATCCTGACGGCCGGCGGCGGCATCATCGGTGGTTTCGACCCTGCCGTGCTGGCGCGCTCCGCCTTCCTCGATGCGACGCTCGTCCAGAAGGCCAATGCGGTCGACCTGAAGATCGCGCTGAAAGCAGACGCGCCGGGTGGCAAGCCGGTGTTCGGAAAGGTCGCCAACACCGACAACCAAAAGCAGACGGCGGGTGCGCTGGACACGCTGCAGCAGAGCGGTGCGCCGCTGGCGCTCTACAACACACTGCTGGTGCTGTCCGCCGATGAAGCCCGCGCCGCCTTCGACAGCCTGTCGGGTGAGGTCCATGCCTCGACGGTGACGGGCCTCATCGAAGACAGCCGCTTCGTGCGCGATGCCGTGAACGATCGCCTGCGCTCGGCCTTCGAGACCGTCGGCGGCCTGCCGCTGATGGGCTATGGCGACGATGCGAAAGAGATCACCACGGCTTCGATTGCTTCCGAGCGCTACGGCGCCTGGGGCTCGGTGTTCGGTTCGTGGGGGCACTTCGGCGGCGACGGCAATGCCGCCAGGCTGTCGCGTTCGACCGGCGGTTTCGTCACCGGTGTCGATGGCCTGATCACCGACGACGTCCGCCTCGGCTTGCTCGCCGGCTACAGCCATTCGTCCTTCAGGGTCGATGATCGCAGGTCATCGGCTTCGAGCGACAACTACCATCTCGGCGTCTATGGCGGCACGCAGTGGGGAGCCCTCTCCTTCCGCTCCGGCCTTGCCTACACATGGAGCGAGATCGATACGAGCCGCCAGGTCGCCTTCCCCGGCTTCAGCGACGGCCTGACCGGCTCCTACCGCGCCGGCACCACGCAGGTCTTCGGCGAACTCGGGTACAGCCTCAAGGCCGGCAGCGTCGCCTTCGAGCCCTTCGCCAACCTCGCCTATGTCAACGTCCACACCAACGGCTTCACCGAGCAAGGCGGAGCATCGGCGCTGACCGTCCACGGCGGCTCCAACGACAGCACCTTCACGACGCTCGGCATCCGTGCTTCGACCGACTTCGACATCGGCTCCACCAAGGCCACAGTTCGCGGCATGATCGGCTGGCGCCATGCCTATGGCGATGTGACACCAACCATCAGCCAGGCCTTCACCGGCTCAAGCGCCTTCACCATCGCTGGTGCGCCGATCGCCAGGGACGCCGCCGTCATCGAGGCCGGGCTCGACTTCGCCATCGCACCGCAGGCGACGCTCGGACTGTCCTATCACGGCCAGGTCGGATCGAAGGCCAGCGACCATGGCGTGCGAGCGGATCTCAGCGTCAAGTTCTGATAGTAGACGGGGCAGTATAAGTGAGCCAGATCAGAATCCACCTCGGTTCACCTGGGCTGATTTCTGTGCTTCTACGATGTTATTCTCGGCCTGAACTCACGATGGCAGATTGACCATTTTGAAGGAATATGGCTGAAATCGAGCTGGCGAGTGGGGACGAGCTGGGGACAGATCCCTTGGGGGAACCGAGATATTCCGGGACGAAGTCCAGGGGATAATCTTTCAAATCAGTTTGAACCCTTTCGTCAAACGGTGCCGGAGCCCATTGCTGGCGGTTTCGGCCATCCGTCGTTTTGCGTGGGGTGGGGATGACGTATTCACTGAAGACATGGCGCCAGAAACGGCTGCCAGGCATTGTCCGGCTGCTGTGCGGAAGTGCGATCTTCATCGCATTGCCGGTGCCGGGCTGGGCCGCGGATCTGGATTTGAATGGCGGCAACGTCACGCTGCCGTCAGGGGTTTATTTTGGCGGCCAGGCATTCCTGAACGGAAGCGACGGCGTTGCAAACACCAATGCCGCAGCGGCTAGCCTGACCAGCACAGGCGGCAACGACATTTATTTCGGCCTGATCAATGAGACGAATGGCGCGATCGCGATCAATCAGGTTGGTGGAAACAACACGTTCGCCAACGGAGCCAACAATTTCTCGGGCGGGTTCTTTGCGAGCGGCGGTGCAACGGTCGGCATGAGCGCGTCCAACGGAGCACTCGGCACCGGTATCGTGACGCTGGATGCCGGGACGACGCTGCGGGTCGACAACGTCGGCATCACCCTGGCAAACGATGTTGTCCTGAACGGTCCGGGGATCGTCAAGTTCGACACCAACTTACACGACGATTTCGTGCTTTCCGGCGCGGTTAGCGGAAACGGGACGTTCGAGAAGGCCGCTGGCGG
This genomic window contains:
- a CDS encoding autotransporter domain-containing protein, whose translation is MGSGPVQIGTNSALDFETGTSAGSLHLTTAASPGIGVNGGNILFKDGSSADHAQIVIGSGGGVGFHGNSTAAAAQFDNSGTVDFWHSSDAGQATILNHKDASSNFVDDSSAGHAQITNAAGGAVDFFDNSTAGNATIINNGGYVVFRNTTSAGSSSIINNNGGRVLLRTDADASGATITNNAGGIVDLSRVTSGIAIGALSGAGNVLMGSKTLTLGGLGGSERIDGILQDAGVAGGVGASLVKTGAGTLILAGANSYTGSTTIKGGILQIGNGGTSGSVAGTIVNNGTLAFNRSDTASFANVISGNGNIRQTGSGMLKLSGDSSGFSGSTFVENGILSVDGKLGGAVNVLAGGRLQGSGTIGVVTIAGTIAPGNSIGTLNIAGDVALAAGSTYEVEIAGNGSSDRIAATGKATLGGGKVAVTALDAKTSYQEGQTYTILTAGGGIIGGFDPAVLARSAFLDATLVQKANAVDLKIALKADAPGGKPVFGKVANTDNQKQTAGALDTLQQSGAPLALYNTLLVLSADEARAAFDSLSGEVHASTVTGLIEDSRFVRDAVNDRLRSAFETVGGLPLMGYGDDAKEITTASIASERYGAWGSVFGSWGHFGGDGNAARLSRSTGGFVTGVDGLITDDVRLGLLAGYSHSSFRVDDRRSSASSDNYHLGVYGGTQWGALSFRSGLAYTWSEIDTSRQVAFPGFSDGLTGSYRAGTTQVFGELGYSLKAGSVAFEPFANLAYVNVHTNGFTEQGGASALTVHGGSNDSTFTTLGIRASTDFDIGSTKATVRGMIGWRHAYGDVTPTISQAFTGSSAFTIAGAPIARDAAVIEAGLDFAIAPQATLGLSYHGQVGSKASDHGVRADLSVKF